CGTCGAGCTCGACGAGCCCGTACGACTTGGCGCGCTCGCGGTCCTCGACGTCGTAGGCGGCCAGCGTCGGCGTCCCCTTCGACTCGAAGAAGTCGGCGAACTCGGCCAGGTCGAAGCTGATCATGTTGTCGCCGGCGACGACGATGAGGTCGTCGTCGACCCCTTCGCGGTCGACGAGCTGTTCGAGCGCCCCCACGACGCCGAACTTCTCGTTCTCCTCGACGGTCTCCTCGACCGAGAGCGTCGGCTTCTCGAACGGGCTCTCGGCGAGGTACTCGTCGAACGTGTCGGCGAAGCGCTCGTTGGTGGAGACGAACACCTCGTCGACGCGGTCGTCCGCCTCGAAGTCCTCGAAGATCTCGTCGATGACGGTGTTGTCGCCGACCGGCAGGAACATCTTCGGCCGGTGCTCGGTGATCGGCCAGAGTCTGGTCGCGTATCCCCCCGCGAGTACGACGGCTTTCATATCACCCCCGTCTCACCCCGGTGGCATACTTCTTTTGCTCCTGTCAACCACCGAAAACGCGGCAGGGGCACACGGGGGGTCGATTCCGAGTGGGAAGCGGCGGACGCGACTTACTCGCTCAGCCGGTCGGTGTCGATGCCCACTCCCGGCGGGGTGACCACGAGGAACCCGCGGAAGTGCATCAGCTCGCCGCCCATGTCCTTCACCTCGCGGGCGAAGCCGGCGGCGAGCTCGTTGAGGTCGCCGTCGATCGACAGCACGAGGGTGTTGCCGTAGTCGACGCTGCGGACCCACTCCTCCGGGTCGGTCGTGCCGTCGAGGACGCCGAGGACGACGTCGCCGGCCGCCGCGATCGCCTCGTCCATCTGCTCTTCGGCGTCGCGTAAGTCGAGGTCCCAGTCGCTCATACCTCAGGGTCGCGAGGCGACGGCAAAAACGTTCGGACCCGTGCGACAGCGTCGGACGCCGAGCGCCGCGGACGGGTCGCGGAGTCGTTAAGTGCGCGCCGACCCCAGCAGACGATATGGAACGCACGCGGCGGTCCCTGCTCGCGGGTGCGGCGTCGGTCGGCGTCGTCGGCGCGGCGGGGTGTCTCGGCGGCGGAGGCGGCGGGAGCGGCGGCAACACCATCGACCCAGGAGAGTACGACTGCGACCTCTCGGAGCCGTCGGACCCGGACCTGGAGTTCCGGCCCGTCATCGGCGACCCCGAGTCCGACGTCGTCGTGCAGTCGTTCGTGGACTTCACCTGCGGTCACTGCGCCACCTACGAGCTGGAGCACTTCCCGGCGATCCGCGAGGAGTACGTCGCTCCCGGGGAGGTGCGCTACGAGCACTGGGACTTCCCGATCCCCGTCAACGAGGCGTGGGCGGTCCCCGTCGCCAGCGCCGCCCGCGGCGTGGGCGCGCGTCAGGGTCCGGAGGCGTTCTTCGAGTTCGCCTCGACGGCGTTCGAGTCGCAGGGCAGCTACAGCGGCGAGGCGATCGGCGCCGCCGCCGACGCCGCCGGCGCGGACCCCTGCGCCGCCATCGCCGACGCGCAGTTCGCGGCGTACGAGGAGGCCTCGATGAGCGACCGGAGCGAGGGCGAGTCGATGGGCGTTCAGGGGACGCCGACAATCTTCGTGAACGGCGAGCCGACCGACGACTACCGCGCGGAGACGGTCGCGGCCGCGATCGAATCGGCGCTGTAACCGGAGGCCCTCGGCGCGCCCGCAGGCCCGGTCGGTGCCGCCGTCCGCCCGTGCGTCGGCCTTTTGTCCGTCCGCCTCCATTTATAAGTCAATGAGCGACGAGGACCGCGGGGAGCGACGCCTGCTCGGCGCCGTCGTGCTCGC
Above is a window of Halorubrum depositum DNA encoding:
- a CDS encoding thioredoxin domain-containing protein — its product is MERTRRSLLAGAASVGVVGAAGCLGGGGGGSGGNTIDPGEYDCDLSEPSDPDLEFRPVIGDPESDVVVQSFVDFTCGHCATYELEHFPAIREEYVAPGEVRYEHWDFPIPVNEAWAVPVASAARGVGARQGPEAFFEFASTAFESQGSYSGEAIGAAADAAGADPCAAIADAQFAAYEEASMSDRSEGESMGVQGTPTIFVNGEPTDDYRAETVAAAIESAL